From a single Eremothecium sinecaudum strain ATCC 58844 chromosome III, complete sequence genomic region:
- the CIN8 gene encoding kinesin motor protein CIN8 (Syntenic homolog of Ashbya gossypii ACR010C; Syntenic homolog of Saccharomyces cerevisiae YEL061C (CIN8)): MVDNSSEELNITVAVRCRGRNEREIKAKSAVVVTVPDVKGSNEVSINTSGDVGIAAKMNARTYTVDKVFGPSADQHLIFKDIAEPLFEDFIKGYNCTMLVYGMTSTGKTYTMTGDEKLYDGELSDAAGIIPRILFKLFDVMKATDCDYMVKCSYIELYNEELKDLLVDMPDSSKRLRIFDSNMSNGSRSNSQANSPVENETSSTSKRRYKSLPTNYKRLSIGKQHQTSAIHIQNLQEFHITNACEGIKILQKGLKHRQVASTKMNDVSSRSHTIFTIMLYKNYDGELFRMSKMNLVDLAGSENINRSGAQNLRAKEAGSINQSLLTLGRVINSLADKNIHIPFRESKLTRLLQDSLGGNTKTALIATISPAKINADETSSTLEYASKAKNIMNRPQLGSYVMKEILVKNISKELSKLKSDFLSTKSKDGIYMSHEHYQELINDLENYKTEIQESKRQGESLVSQNALLLKERKTLQEVNDMQQAKTKKLQHTIDYLQDKIERQHHNEIELVNMIQKLRDALHTMQGSLKLYETHEQRLQSDIKEILFQGMTSYRESMEEHLDSVKLNMLDKDLSIEENLDSINSIFNSALDSIQSGGISMCEDITALAMRQPSLFYKQINSIVSELKTKVDGYSEILTNKLTEMCEENNNLNEYLGEYLFKNNNFEMLDLKLQNVYEEVKISSQSLISNFASMLEAHVEQSKTLLVNSMKDTVSEMINSEKTLFQPVRERWVSSFENLNQCDSIHQKFQGDTTKLVSNLEVLADDFVKDSGITCDQMGTSIDNFKELVQKLSEKEAFKKQISDLHSKHKILETHFDNNIRYFKESSKGFEEMDYSIKRIINEMNIDLGDVHSVEMLLERISSRSFGPIASTGKTPIRQILRKAPTVPRSRSMSPIKNLNTNVVHVLNSLKRSNTDVDLEGSAIKKVK, translated from the coding sequence ATGGTTGATAATTCTAGCGAGGAATTAAATATCACCGTTGCAGTACGCTGCAGAGGACGAAATGAGAGGGAAATCAAAGCGAAGAGCGCAGTTGTCGTAACGGTCCCCGACGTAAAGGGTTCAAATGAAGTGTCAATTAATACTTCTGGTGATGTTGGTATTGCTGCGAAAATGAATGCACGCACTTATACCGTTGACAAGGTTTTTGGTCCTAGCGCAGATCAACATCTCATATTTAAAGATATTGCGGAGCCACTATTTGAAGACTTTATAAAAGGCTACAATTGTACAATGCTAGTATATGGAATGACTTCAACTGGCAAAACATATACTATGACAGGGGATGAGAAATTGTACGACGGCGAACTGAGTGATGCAGCAGGGATTATTCCTAGAATCTTATTCAAGCTATTTGATGTAATGAAGGCGACAGATTGTGACTATATGGTAAAATGCTCATATATCGAACTTTATAACGAAGAACTAAAAGATCTACTAGTGGATATGCCTGATAGCTCAAAAAGGCTACGAATATTTGATTCCAATATGAGCAATGGAAGCCGGTCAAATTCTCAAGCCAACTCACCAGTAGAAAACGAAACTAGTAGTACGTCAAAAAGACGTTACAAGAGTTTGCCTACTAACTATAAAAGGCTTTCAATTGGTAAGCAACATCAGACCTCTGCAATTCACATTCAAAATCTACAAGAGTTCCATATAACAAATGCATGCGAAGGAATTAAGATTTTACAGAAGGGCTTAAAGCATCGACAAGTTGCATCTACTAAAATGAACGATGTATCTAGCAGATCGCATACAATTTTTACCATTATGCTCTACAAAAACTATGACGGCGAACTTTTCCGTATGTCAAAGATGAATTTGGTTGATCTTGCCGGATCAGAGAACATAAACAGATCTGGAGCACAGAACCTTAGAGCaaaggaagctggatcAATTAACCAAAGCTTATTGACTTTGGGTAGGGTAATAAATTCCCTTGCGGATAAGAATATTCATATACCGTTCCGAGAGTCTAAGTTAACAAGGCTTCTACAAGATTCATTAGGAGGAAATACGAAAACTGCTTTAATAGCCACAATATCTCCTGCAAAAATAAACGCTGATGAAACCTCTAGTACACTTGAATATGCTTCCAAGGCAAAAAATATTATGAATAGGCCACAGTTAGGAAGCTATGTTATGAAGGAGATATTGGTTAAAAATATATCAAAGGAACTGTCCAAGCTTAAATCAGATTTCTTGTCCACGAAGTCGAAAGATGGCATATATATGAGCCATGAACATTATCAAGAATTAATTAATGACTTAGAAAATTATAAGACAGAAATACAAGAATCTAAACGACAAGGTGAAAGCCTAGTTTCTCAAAATGCATTGCTATTAAAGGAAAGGAAAACGCTACAAGAGGTGAATGACATGCAGCAAGccaaaacaaaaaaattACAACATACAATTGATTATCTTCAGGATAAAATTGAAAGGCAACATCACAATGAGATTGAGTTAGTAAACATGATCCAGAAACTGAGGGATGCTTTACATACAATGCAAGGGTCACTGAAGTTATATGAAACCCATGAGCAGCGCTTACAAAGTGATATAAAGGAAATTCTCTTCCAGGGAATGACTTCGTATAGGGAATCTATGGAGGAACATTTGGACTCGGTTAAACTGAACATGCTTGATAAGGACCTTTCCATTGAAGAAAATTTGGACAGCATTAATTCGATATTCAATAGTGCATTGGATTCTATACAGTCTGGAGGTATTAGTATGTGTGAAGATATAACTGCCCTGGCAATGCGACAACCTTCCCTATTCTACAAGCAAATAAACTCTATTGTAAGTGAGTTAAAGACTAAAGTGGACGGATATTCTGAAATCTTGACTAATAAGCTTACCGAAATGTGTGAGGAAAATAATAACTTAAATGAATATCTGGGTGAGTATTTATTTAAAAACAATAACTTCGAAATGTTAGACTTAAAGTTACAAAACGTAtatgaagaagttaaaaTTTCATCTCAATCGTTGATTTCGAACTTTGCCTCAATGTTGGAGGCGCATGTGGAACAAAGCAAGACTCTGCTAGTTAATTCTATGAAAGATACTGTTTCGGAGATGATTAATAGCGAAAAAACTCTATTCCAGCCCGTTCGAGAGAGATGGGTGTCGTCTTTTGAAAACTTAAACCAATGTGATTCGATACATCAAAAATTCCAAGGTGACACAACAAAGCTGGTTTCAAATTTGGAGGTTTTAGCAGATGACTTCGTTAAGGATTCTGGTATCACATGCGATCAAATGGGAACCAGCATTGATAATTTCAAGGAACTGGTGCAAAAATTATCTGAGAAAGAAGCATTTAAGAAGCAAATTAGCGATCTCCATTCCAAACATAAAATACTGGAGACACATTTTGACAATAATATCAGGTACTTTAAAGAATCTAGCAAGGGCTTTGAAGAGATGGATTACTCTATTAAGAGGATTATTAATGAAATGAATATTGACTTGGGCGATGTGCATTCAGTTGAAATGCTTTTAGAACGAATAAGCTCACGGTCTTTTGGTCCAATTGCATCTACCGGTAAAACTCCCATTAGACAAATTTTGAGAAAGGCCCCAACTGTACCCCGCTCAAGGTCAAT
- the UTP23 gene encoding rRNA-binding ribosome biosynthesis protein UTP23 (Syntenic homolog of Ashbya gossypii ACR011C; Syntenic homolog of Saccharomyces cerevisiae YOR004W (UTP23)) has protein sequence MRQKRAKAYKKQMTVYNHTFKFRQPYQVIVDDLIVLESSKSSFDLAKGLKRTLQAEVKPMITQCCMQKLYEAKNQEAISQAKNYERRRCNHFKETKEPIECIRSIVDIKGTNQHRYVVATQDINIRRKLRSIPGVPLVYINRAVMVMEPLSTASAKASNQKEQEKLVQGLNDPNYASVVKENTSENTPAPVKKRGPKQPNPLSVKKRRLVKDEKKPEDKVKHKRKRQRRKPTSAASNPSEDQPIAEN, from the coding sequence ATGCGTCAGAAGAGGGCGAAGGCTTATAAAAAGCAGATGACTGTGTATAATCACACATTCAAGTTTCGGCAGCCATATCAAGTGATTGTCGATGACCTTATTGTATTAGAATCGAGTAAAAGCTCATTTGATCTAGCTAAGGGGTTGAAGCGAACTCTGCAAGCTGAAGTGAAACCAATGATTACTCAGTGCTGTATGCAAAAGCTTTATGAAGCGAAGAATCAAGAAGCCATTTCGCAAGCGAAGAACTACGAGAGACGTCGTTGTAACCATTTCAAAGAAACAAAAGAACCTATTGAATGTATCAGAAGCATTGTAGATATAAAAGGAACGAACCAGCATAGATATGTTGTTGCCACACAAGATATTAATATTAGAAGAAAACTAAGAAGCATACCAGGAGTACCCCTAGTGTACATTAATAGAGCAGTTATGGTTATGGAGCCTTTGAGTACTGCTAGTGCAAAGGCTAGTAACCAGAAAGAGCAAGAAAAGCTTGTTCAAGGATTAAATGATCCAAACTACGCTTCGGTAGTAAAAGAAAATACCTCAGAGAACACTCCTGCGCCAGTGAAGAAGAGGGGCCCTAAACAGCCAAATCCATTGAGTGTAAAGAAAAGACGATTAGTAAAAGATGAAAAAAAACCAGAGGATAAAGTGAAGCATAAAAGAAAAAGGCAGCGCAGAAAACCCACTTCAGCGGCTTCAAACCCTTCAGAAGACCAACCTATTGCAGAAAATTAA